Proteins found in one Maridesulfovibrio sp. genomic segment:
- the tsaA gene encoding tRNA (N6-threonylcarbamoyladenosine(37)-N6)-methyltransferase TrmO, with protein sequence MNTTLEIIGYIRSTIKDRKNAPKQGCEGGVEAIVEIKEDYKDSMDGLSVGSKIILLSWLHAADRSCQKVHPRGDLSRPIRGVFSTRSPDRPNPIGLHPVTITEINGCEMKVHPVEAIDGTPLVDIKSD encoded by the coding sequence ATGAATACAACACTGGAAATTATCGGCTATATCCGCTCGACAATAAAAGACAGGAAAAATGCCCCAAAGCAAGGATGTGAAGGGGGCGTGGAAGCAATTGTTGAAATCAAGGAAGATTACAAGGATTCGATGGATGGGTTATCTGTTGGAAGCAAAATTATACTGCTGAGCTGGTTGCATGCTGCAGACCGGAGCTGCCAGAAAGTTCATCCACGTGGGGATTTATCCCGCCCGATACGGGGCGTATTCTCCACACGATCACCAGATAGACCCAACCCAATCGGTTTACATCCTGTAACCATAACAGAAATAAACGGCTGCGAAATGAAAGTTCATCCGGTGGAAGCCATAGACGGAACACCGCTAGTCGACATTAAATCTGACTAG
- the infA gene encoding translation initiation factor IF-1, with protein MAKEEGIAVNGVVEEALPNAMFRVELENGHEVLAHISGKMRKFRIRVMPGDKVTVELSPYDLTRGRITYRPR; from the coding sequence TTGGCTAAAGAAGAAGGCATTGCAGTTAATGGTGTTGTAGAAGAAGCTCTCCCCAACGCTATGTTTCGCGTAGAGCTTGAAAATGGTCATGAGGTTTTGGCTCATATTTCCGGTAAGATGCGTAAATTTCGCATCAGAGTTATGCCCGGTGATAAAGTTACTGTTGAGCTTTCTCCTTACGATCTGACTCGTGGTAGAATTACTTACCGTCCCCGGTAG
- a CDS encoding RNA-binding protein: MSKNIYVGNLPWSSSEEDVRAAFEEFGEVISVKLINDRETGRPRGFGFVEMEDEGAIQAIESLDGTDFGGRNLKVNEARPREPRPRRW; the protein is encoded by the coding sequence ATGTCGAAGAACATTTACGTGGGCAATCTTCCCTGGAGCTCTTCCGAAGAAGATGTGCGGGCGGCTTTTGAAGAATTTGGTGAAGTTATTTCCGTTAAACTCATCAATGATCGTGAAACTGGCCGTCCCCGTGGATTCGGTTTTGTTGAAATGGAAGATGAAGGCGCTATTCAGGCTATTGAGAGTCTCGATGGTACTGATTTTGGCGGCCGTAATCTTAAAGTAAACGAAGCTCGTCCCCGTGAACCACGTCCCAGGCGCTGGTAA
- the ilvC gene encoding ketol-acid reductoisomerase, translating to MKVYYENDADLNLLKDKTVAIIGYGSQGHAHAQNLRDSGVKVIVGQRPGGPNYDLAKEHGFEPVSAAEAAAQADLIMILLPDQVQADVYKKDIAPNLKPGNILAFGHGFNVHFEQIVPSPDVDVIMAAPKGPGHLVRRTYTEGGAVPAIIAVDQDASGKAFDIALAYAKGIGATRSGVLETTFREETETDLFGEQAVLCGGLSELIKAGFETLVEAGYKPEIAYFECLHECKLIIDLIYEGGLAKMRDSISDTAEYGDLTRGPRVINEESRKEMKKILKEIQQGEFAREFIAENMTGKAHFSAMRRIGKEHQIEQVGGELRKMMSWLKK from the coding sequence ATGAAAGTTTATTATGAAAATGACGCTGATCTTAATCTGCTGAAAGATAAGACAGTTGCCATCATCGGCTACGGTAGTCAGGGTCATGCCCACGCACAGAACCTTCGTGATTCCGGCGTTAAGGTTATTGTCGGTCAGCGTCCCGGCGGACCGAACTATGACCTTGCCAAAGAACACGGCTTCGAGCCCGTAAGCGCAGCAGAAGCAGCAGCACAGGCTGATCTGATCATGATCCTCCTGCCCGACCAGGTACAGGCCGATGTTTACAAAAAAGACATCGCACCTAACTTGAAACCCGGTAACATCCTTGCTTTCGGACACGGTTTTAACGTCCATTTCGAGCAGATTGTTCCCAGCCCGGATGTTGACGTTATTATGGCAGCTCCCAAGGGTCCCGGTCACCTCGTACGCCGTACTTACACCGAAGGCGGAGCTGTTCCCGCTATCATCGCTGTAGATCAGGATGCTTCCGGTAAGGCTTTCGATATCGCACTTGCTTACGCAAAAGGTATCGGAGCAACACGTTCCGGCGTATTGGAAACAACTTTCCGTGAAGAGACTGAAACTGACCTTTTCGGTGAGCAGGCAGTGCTCTGCGGTGGTCTTTCCGAGCTGATCAAAGCAGGTTTTGAAACCCTCGTAGAAGCTGGTTATAAACCTGAAATCGCTTACTTTGAGTGCCTGCATGAGTGCAAACTCATCATCGATCTCATCTACGAAGGTGGTCTTGCCAAAATGCGTGATTCCATTTCCGACACCGCTGAATACGGTGACCTTACCCGCGGTCCTCGCGTTATTAACGAGGAAAGCCGTAAGGAAATGAAAAAGATCCTCAAAGAAATCCAGCAGGGTGAATTCGCACGTGAATTCATAGCTGAAAATATGACTGGTAAGGCACACTTCAGTGCTATGCGCCGCATTGGTAAAGAACACCAGATCGAACAGGTCGGTGGCGAACTCCGTAAAATGATGAGCTGGCTTAAGAAATAA
- the ilvN gene encoding acetolactate synthase small subunit, whose translation MRHTLSVTVENEPGVLSRVVGLFSGRGFNIESLNVAPTLEEGVSQMTITTFGDEHIVEQIVKQLRKLVTVIKVVDMVEHKAVEREMVIIKVNAEDNKRAEILRIVDIFRCKVVDVSPDELSIEVTGDHGKIEALINMLTRFGIKEIARTGTVAMKRAIQV comes from the coding sequence ATGAGACATACTTTATCCGTGACAGTTGAAAACGAGCCCGGGGTTCTTTCCAGAGTTGTAGGATTGTTCAGCGGGCGTGGATTCAACATCGAATCCCTCAACGTTGCTCCCACCCTTGAGGAGGGAGTATCCCAAATGACTATTACGACCTTTGGCGATGAGCACATCGTCGAGCAGATCGTAAAGCAACTGCGCAAGCTTGTTACTGTCATAAAAGTAGTTGATATGGTTGAACATAAGGCCGTTGAACGTGAAATGGTCATCATCAAGGTCAATGCCGAAGATAACAAAAGAGCGGAGATTCTGCGAATTGTGGATATTTTCCGCTGCAAGGTTGTCGACGTAAGCCCGGACGAATTGTCAATTGAAGTTACGGGCGATCACGGCAAGATTGAAGCATTGATCAATATGCTCACCCGTTTCGGTATTAAGGAAATTGCCCGTACCGGAACTGTCGCAATGAAAAGAGCCATACAAGTTTAG
- the ilvB gene encoding biosynthetic-type acetolactate synthase large subunit, with translation MELTGAQIFLECLKKEGVDVVFGFPGGAVIDIYDEIPNYPFKHILVRHEQGAIHAADGYARATGDVGVCLVTSGPGATNTVTGIATAYMDSIPVVIFTGQVPTPLIGNDAFQEVDIVGITRPCTKHNYLVKDIKDLAFTVRQAFFLARTGRPGPVLVDLPKDIMQQKFKFEWPEDVSLRSYHPNLKPHARQIKKVAKLIEGAERPLIYAGGGVISSGAEDELTWLARSLDIPVTATLMGLGAFPGNDPLWLGMLGMHGTYAANMAVNNADLVLAIGARFDDRVTGKVSTFAPKATLVHIDIDPTSIQKNVAVHVPLVADCKSALSALKSEMETKIDSVDWELAHAVWVRQVQEWSETHPLRYKKSENEFIKPQQVVEKVYEISNGDAIVATEVGQNQMWAAQFYKFKSSKSFLSSGGLGTMGFGFPAAIGAQMAFPDKLVVNIAGDGSIQMNIQEMMTAVCNNLPVKIVILNNGYLGMVRQWQELFYNRNYCETCMDAQPDFVKLAEAYGAAGYRITEEKDLEPILREAFANGKPTIIDVRVDPEENVYPMVPAGASLTDMLLV, from the coding sequence ATGGAGCTCACCGGGGCTCAGATATTTCTTGAATGTCTGAAAAAGGAGGGTGTGGACGTCGTATTCGGATTTCCCGGAGGGGCCGTAATCGATATATACGACGAAATACCCAACTATCCGTTTAAGCACATATTGGTAAGGCACGAACAGGGCGCAATTCACGCTGCGGACGGCTATGCACGCGCCACCGGCGATGTAGGGGTTTGTCTCGTGACATCAGGTCCCGGGGCAACCAACACCGTTACCGGCATAGCAACGGCGTACATGGATTCGATTCCGGTAGTTATTTTTACCGGGCAGGTTCCCACTCCATTGATCGGAAACGATGCGTTTCAGGAAGTGGACATAGTAGGAATCACGCGTCCCTGCACAAAGCATAATTATCTTGTAAAGGACATAAAGGACCTTGCTTTCACTGTCCGTCAGGCCTTTTTTCTGGCCCGTACAGGACGTCCCGGCCCGGTTCTGGTCGACCTTCCCAAGGACATTATGCAGCAGAAATTCAAGTTTGAATGGCCTGAAGATGTGTCGCTGCGGAGTTACCATCCGAACCTTAAACCGCATGCTCGGCAGATAAAAAAAGTCGCAAAATTAATCGAGGGAGCAGAAAGACCCTTGATTTATGCAGGCGGAGGGGTTATCAGCTCTGGAGCTGAGGATGAATTGACTTGGCTTGCCAGAAGCCTTGACATCCCGGTGACAGCAACCCTCATGGGGCTGGGCGCCTTTCCCGGAAATGATCCCTTATGGCTTGGGATGCTGGGAATGCATGGCACCTACGCCGCAAACATGGCAGTTAATAACGCGGACCTCGTCCTGGCAATCGGGGCGAGGTTCGATGACCGTGTCACCGGCAAGGTCAGTACTTTTGCCCCTAAAGCCACTCTTGTTCATATCGATATTGACCCCACCTCAATTCAGAAGAACGTCGCCGTACACGTGCCTTTGGTCGCTGACTGCAAAAGCGCATTGTCCGCATTAAAGAGTGAAATGGAAACCAAGATCGATTCCGTAGACTGGGAACTTGCCCATGCTGTTTGGGTAAGACAGGTCCAGGAATGGTCGGAAACTCATCCCTTACGCTACAAAAAGAGTGAGAATGAGTTCATCAAACCCCAGCAGGTCGTGGAAAAAGTCTACGAAATCAGCAACGGGGACGCCATTGTCGCCACTGAAGTGGGCCAGAATCAGATGTGGGCCGCCCAGTTCTATAAGTTTAAAAGTTCAAAATCTTTCCTCTCATCCGGTGGTCTAGGCACCATGGGCTTCGGTTTTCCCGCAGCTATCGGCGCTCAGATGGCCTTCCCGGACAAACTTGTCGTGAATATTGCCGGAGACGGCTCCATTCAGATGAACATTCAGGAAATGATGACTGCCGTCTGTAACAACCTTCCCGTAAAAATAGTTATCTTGAATAACGGCTATCTCGGAATGGTTCGCCAGTGGCAGGAGCTCTTTTACAATCGCAATTACTGTGAAACCTGCATGGATGCTCAGCCGGATTTCGTAAAGCTTGCAGAAGCATACGGAGCCGCAGGGTACAGGATTACTGAAGAAAAAGACCTCGAACCGATACTCAGAGAAGCTTTCGCCAATGGAAAGCCGACAATTATCGATGTTCGCGTGGATCCGGAAGAAAACGTGTACCCCATGGTGCCCGCCGGTGCTTCATTAACCGACATGCTGCTCGTTTAG
- a CDS encoding DUF465 domain-containing protein has translation MEQREIEMIEQLVGQNSEINALWDQHKEYDKLIDKMEAKSYLSETETQEVKELKKKKLAGKTKLQALLDKHK, from the coding sequence ATGGAACAGAGAGAAATTGAAATGATCGAGCAGCTAGTGGGTCAGAACAGCGAAATTAACGCTCTATGGGATCAGCACAAAGAATACGATAAGCTCATTGATAAAATGGAAGCCAAGTCTTACCTGAGCGAAACTGAAACTCAGGAAGTAAAAGAATTGAAAAAGAAAAAACTCGCTGGAAAGACAAAGCTGCAGGCTTTGCTCGATAAGCATAAATAA
- a CDS encoding DUF167 domain-containing protein: MTEVTTELPSYIRPCGQSSWRVSVWVQPGAKKEGVTGEYQDSVRVRINAPAVDNKANKALASFVATRLGLKKRNISIASGHSSRKKVLLVESDVEPRWDGIIPADA, from the coding sequence GTGACCGAAGTTACAACAGAACTACCCTCATACATCAGGCCCTGCGGACAAAGTTCGTGGAGGGTCTCTGTGTGGGTGCAGCCCGGAGCCAAAAAAGAAGGTGTTACCGGGGAGTACCAGGATAGTGTGCGTGTGCGGATAAATGCACCCGCAGTTGATAACAAGGCCAATAAGGCTCTCGCCTCATTTGTCGCGACCCGACTGGGTCTGAAAAAACGCAACATTTCCATTGCATCTGGGCATTCCAGCCGTAAAAAGGTTTTACTGGTGGAGTCCGATGTTGAACCGCGTTGGGACGGGATAATTCCTGCCGACGCCTGA
- a CDS encoding DivIVA domain-containing protein translates to MSLSKIDLLNKKFSKSLFGYSKSEVDQLMVELAEVLGASADEKKQLQKKVSRRESTITEFRQREETLRDTLMTTQRMVDDLKATARKEAELIINEAHSRAEVILQQAHNRLAQIHEDINELKRQRTRFEVELKALLESHLKTLEIGDPEVDKVEAIESKLKFFKKAK, encoded by the coding sequence ATGAGTCTTTCAAAAATCGACTTGCTTAATAAAAAGTTCTCCAAATCCCTGTTCGGGTATTCCAAGAGCGAAGTGGACCAGCTTATGGTCGAGCTCGCGGAAGTTCTGGGCGCTTCTGCCGATGAAAAAAAGCAGCTTCAGAAAAAAGTTTCCCGTCGGGAAAGTACTATTACTGAATTCCGGCAGCGTGAGGAAACTCTGCGCGATACCCTGATGACCACCCAAAGAATGGTGGACGACCTCAAAGCTACCGCTCGGAAAGAAGCTGAACTCATCATCAATGAAGCCCATTCAAGGGCTGAGGTTATTTTGCAGCAGGCCCATAACAGGCTGGCGCAGATACATGAGGACATCAATGAGCTGAAACGGCAACGAACCCGTTTCGAGGTCGAATTGAAGGCCCTCCTTGAATCCCACCTCAAAACTTTGGAAATCGGTGATCCCGAAGTCGACAAGGTTGAAGCCATAGAATCCAAACTTAAATTCTTTAAGAAGGCCAAGTGA
- a CDS encoding YggT family protein, translated as MDYVILAVAKVLSLVLNLYMWVVIVSALITWVNPDPYNPIVRFLRSVTEPVFAKVRQYLPFVNIGGFDLSPIVVLLAIQMIDIALVGNLTRIAYGM; from the coding sequence ATGGATTACGTGATTCTTGCCGTGGCGAAGGTTCTTTCGCTTGTACTTAATCTCTATATGTGGGTGGTCATCGTTTCCGCCCTGATAACTTGGGTCAATCCTGATCCCTACAATCCCATTGTCAGATTTTTACGCAGTGTTACCGAGCCGGTTTTCGCCAAGGTGCGGCAGTATCTGCCCTTTGTGAATATCGGTGGATTTGATCTTTCCCCCATTGTCGTTCTTCTGGCTATCCAGATGATCGATATCGCTCTGGTGGGTAACCTCACCAGAATCGCTTATGGTATGTAG
- a CDS encoding HAD family hydrolase, with product MDSIHISPVTPPNLVKKIKGVIFDCDGVLINSFNSNKWYYNKFKEKFGLEPMNAEEEKQVHALTHAEALKYILPEEFHEEAFEFSTDPSLKEGINYIEVEEGLARLLEWLRTNNIRMGINTNRTDTLPTVLQMFDIEGFFSPMVTSETLPNSKPHPEGVHYILQKWNMKPEDVVYIGDTWVDESCAERAGVEFWAYRSPTLNARFHVDSYWTLCNFLEKARNDVWTDCNCG from the coding sequence ATGGATTCTATACATATAAGTCCGGTAACCCCTCCCAATCTGGTGAAAAAAATTAAAGGCGTAATCTTCGATTGCGACGGGGTGCTGATTAACTCGTTCAATTCCAATAAATGGTACTACAATAAGTTTAAGGAAAAATTCGGTCTTGAACCCATGAACGCTGAAGAAGAAAAGCAGGTTCATGCGCTGACCCATGCCGAAGCCCTGAAGTATATCCTTCCGGAAGAATTTCATGAAGAGGCTTTTGAGTTCAGTACTGATCCTTCTCTCAAAGAGGGGATCAATTATATTGAAGTAGAGGAAGGTCTGGCCCGGTTGCTGGAATGGCTGAGAACTAATAATATCCGTATGGGCATCAATACAAACCGTACCGATACCCTGCCTACTGTTCTGCAGATGTTTGATATTGAAGGGTTTTTCTCCCCAATGGTTACCTCGGAAACCCTGCCCAACAGCAAGCCGCATCCTGAAGGCGTTCACTATATACTGCAAAAGTGGAATATGAAGCCCGAGGATGTAGTATATATCGGTGATACATGGGTTGACGAAAGTTGCGCCGAGCGTGCCGGGGTTGAATTCTGGGCCTACCGCAGCCCGACACTAAACGCCCGCTTTCACGTGGATAGTTACTGGACTCTCTGCAACTTTCTGGAAAAAGCCCGCAATGATGTCTGGACTGATTGTAATTGCGGTTAG
- a CDS encoding twin-arginine translocase TatA/TatE family subunit, whose amino-acid sequence MFGLGITEILLILGIIILIFGAKKLPEVGSGLGRAIQNFKKASSESEEIDVTPSDKDKDA is encoded by the coding sequence ATGTTCGGTTTAGGAATCACAGAAATTCTTTTAATTTTAGGTATTATTATCCTGATTTTCGGAGCTAAAAAGCTTCCCGAGGTGGGCAGCGGACTGGGCCGTGCAATTCAGAATTTTAAAAAGGCAAGCAGCGAGTCCGAAGAAATTGACGTTACGCCGTCAGATAAGGACAAAGACGCTTAA
- a CDS encoding CDP-alcohol phosphatidyltransferase family protein — translation MPSRKIWTIPNLITIFRILLTPGFVIAYLDSNFLAAWLLFMVAGISDGLDGFLARLMKQRTEFGAMIDPLADKILLVTSFICLTAQGYIPVWLTVLAVSRDLIIVGGLFLLKFYGVDVEKKIDPLRSSKITTALQLLVVFSVLTGLAFGFDVSFLSPGVEIVTAFFTCISGAVYLRRGLVMFSDEVEKRT, via the coding sequence GTGCCGAGCCGGAAAATATGGACCATTCCTAACCTGATCACCATTTTCAGGATATTGCTGACGCCGGGATTCGTTATCGCCTATCTCGACAGCAACTTCCTTGCGGCATGGCTGCTTTTTATGGTTGCCGGCATTTCAGACGGTCTGGATGGTTTTTTGGCACGGCTAATGAAGCAGCGAACCGAATTCGGGGCGATGATCGACCCCCTTGCCGATAAGATCCTGCTCGTAACTTCCTTTATCTGTCTTACCGCACAGGGATATATTCCCGTCTGGCTGACTGTGCTCGCTGTTTCCCGTGATCTGATAATTGTGGGCGGACTTTTTTTGCTCAAATTTTACGGAGTGGATGTAGAAAAAAAGATTGATCCCCTCCGGTCCAGTAAGATAACTACTGCATTGCAGCTTCTGGTCGTATTTTCCGTACTTACCGGTCTTGCTTTCGGCTTTGATGTAAGTTTTTTGTCTCCCGGAGTGGAGATTGTTACTGCTTTTTTTACATGTATTTCCGGAGCTGTGTATCTTAGGCGGGGGCTGGTTATGTTTTCAGATGAAGTGGAAAAGAGAACATAA
- the miaA gene encoding tRNA (adenosine(37)-N6)-dimethylallyltransferase MiaA, with product MEKRRPVVCILGPTGAGKTATSLGMARKFPVRVINFDSRQVYMDFPVITAQPSPEERAVCPHELYGFLPTTESINAAGFVDLAKQHIDAAGENELPVLVGGTGMYLQSLTSGLAPIPDIPDEIRERIRKRAEVEGGPALYAELEKVDPQYCKRTHPNNRQRNARALEVYEATGKPFTWWHNREVPPSKYDFLKIGIKVDLEELTPLLKLRIEKMLESGAIDEARRAWERCPDESAPGWTGIGCMELMRFIKGEIDMDETIRLWAKNTRAYAKRQLTWFKREQDIHWFSPHEYDKAVKFVGQWLAD from the coding sequence ATGGAAAAGCGCAGACCTGTTGTATGCATACTCGGTCCAACCGGGGCCGGTAAGACCGCGACTTCACTGGGTATGGCCCGGAAATTCCCGGTCCGGGTTATCAATTTTGATTCCCGGCAGGTCTATATGGATTTTCCGGTGATAACAGCCCAGCCCAGCCCGGAAGAGAGAGCCGTATGTCCGCACGAATTGTACGGCTTTCTGCCCACCACTGAAAGCATCAACGCTGCCGGATTTGTTGATCTTGCCAAGCAGCACATAGATGCTGCCGGGGAGAATGAACTCCCGGTGTTGGTCGGCGGGACAGGAATGTATCTGCAAAGTCTTACTTCCGGTCTGGCGCCTATCCCCGATATACCGGATGAAATACGTGAACGGATTCGCAAGCGCGCTGAAGTGGAGGGAGGTCCGGCTCTTTATGCCGAGCTTGAAAAGGTTGACCCGCAGTACTGCAAGCGTACCCATCCCAACAACCGCCAGCGCAATGCCCGCGCCCTTGAAGTCTACGAGGCCACAGGCAAGCCGTTTACATGGTGGCATAACCGAGAAGTTCCCCCTTCCAAATATGATTTTCTTAAGATCGGCATAAAGGTTGATCTTGAAGAGTTGACTCCTTTGCTCAAACTGCGCATTGAAAAAATGCTTGAATCCGGGGCAATAGATGAAGCCCGCAGAGCATGGGAAAGATGCCCGGATGAAAGCGCGCCCGGCTGGACCGGGATCGGTTGTATGGAGCTGATGCGTTTTATCAAAGGTGAAATCGATATGGATGAAACCATCCGTCTTTGGGCTAAAAATACTCGTGCCTATGCCAAACGGCAGCTTACATGGTTTAAACGTGAGCAGGATATTCATTGGTTCTCGCCGCATGAGTATGACAAGGCTGTTAAATTTGTAGGGCAGTGGCTTGCGGATTGA
- the coaD gene encoding pantetheine-phosphate adenylyltransferase, which translates to MAEVKPVTAVFPGTFDPFTRGHFSLVMRGIKTFHKVIVAVAGSTSKNCKFSLEERVDMAERIFAHHPQVEVDSFDGLLVHYVEQSPANVIMRGLRAVSDFEYEFQMALMNRRLDNDIQTIFLMTDYKWMYLSSTIIKDVAVNGGDIKGLVPRQIYDEVLERLVPAGK; encoded by the coding sequence ATGGCAGAAGTAAAGCCTGTAACAGCGGTATTCCCCGGGACTTTTGATCCTTTTACCCGTGGCCATTTCTCATTGGTCATGCGTGGGATCAAAACCTTTCATAAAGTAATTGTAGCCGTGGCGGGCAGTACCTCCAAGAACTGCAAGTTCTCCCTTGAAGAAAGGGTCGATATGGCTGAGCGCATTTTCGCGCATCATCCGCAGGTGGAGGTTGATTCCTTTGATGGATTACTGGTTCATTATGTGGAGCAGAGTCCGGCGAATGTTATCATGCGCGGGCTGCGTGCTGTTTCTGATTTTGAATACGAATTTCAGATGGCTCTTATGAACCGCCGCCTTGATAATGATATCCAGACTATCTTTCTGATGACCGATTACAAATGGATGTACCTCAGTTCCACCATCATCAAAGATGTGGCCGTGAACGGCGGGGATATCAAAGGTCTTGTGCCTCGTCAGATTTATGATGAAGTCCTCGAAAGGCTTGTTCCCGCAGGAAAATAG
- the rsmD gene encoding 16S rRNA (guanine(966)-N(2))-methyltransferase RsmD: MRLISGKYGGRVIKTASGPGYRPATSKVRQAIFSMLESRGIDWDGLRVADMFAGSGSLAIEALSRGAEYAIFVEKNGRAASLIGTNLKDLGVSSKEYRVFKTDLFKLLGKRPEKPYDLIFIDPPYGYDLLPKALEAALENGWLSEDGFVLAEVEDKVEPPQSEQVDRLDLLVNKLYGQTRILLWQK, translated from the coding sequence ATGAGACTTATCAGCGGCAAGTATGGTGGGCGGGTAATCAAGACCGCAAGCGGTCCCGGTTATCGCCCGGCGACATCCAAGGTCCGGCAGGCTATTTTCTCCATGCTGGAATCGAGAGGGATCGATTGGGATGGACTGCGCGTGGCGGATATGTTCGCCGGGAGCGGCAGTCTGGCCATAGAGGCTCTTAGCCGAGGGGCGGAATATGCCATTTTCGTTGAGAAAAACGGGCGCGCCGCATCTTTGATAGGCACCAATCTTAAGGATTTGGGAGTTTCTTCGAAAGAGTACCGTGTTTTCAAGACAGACTTGTTTAAGCTGCTCGGGAAAAGACCGGAAAAACCTTACGATCTCATTTTTATCGACCCTCCGTACGGATATGACCTGCTGCCCAAGGCTCTTGAGGCAGCTCTTGAAAACGGTTGGCTGTCCGAGGACGGTTTTGTGCTGGCTGAAGTTGAGGACAAGGTTGAGCCTCCGCAGTCAGAGCAGGTTGATCGCCTCGATTTGCTGGTCAACAAACTTTACGGTCAAACAAGGATTTTATTATGGCAGAAGTAA